The sequence below is a genomic window from Cryobacterium arcticum.
CTGATCCAGTTCCTGCTCGTGGCCGCGGTCGTGTACTTCGCCTTCGTGATGCCGCTCAACACGCTCAAGGAACACCAGGCCCGTCGCCGTCAGGCCGGAGTGCCGCTGGACCCGAAGAAGAACCCCATCACCGACCTCGACCTGCTCACCGAAATCCGGGACCTGCTCGCCGCCCAGAGCGGCGCCGTCACCCCCGTTGCCGCGGCGGATGCCCCCGCGCCCTACACCGTCGGCACCGCGCCCGAGGGCGCCAAGCACACCCTCTAGTCTGAGACCCACCCGGCAGCCGTGACTGGACGGTTGCGCCCCCTGGTGCACCCGCCAGCAGTTCGTTGAACATAGTGATGACGGCGTTCCCCCTCTTGATCGAGGAGGCCGAAGTCCTGCAGCGCGTCGACGGCCTTGGCACGTTTGACGTCGGCCAGGTCCGCAGGGGTGCCGAGGACCGCGGCAGCGTAGAGAGCTCTACGGTCAGGGTTAGCGAGTGGCGCTATGACTCGACGCCAGTCAGGGCTGCCTCATCTTTTGCCAACCGGCCTCCCGTGTGGCGCGAATTCACCAGAAGGGAAGCACCTGCAACAGAGGCCGGCATTCGATCGACAACAAGACCCGGACACTGAGTGGATTCTTGATGCGAATCATGGCCCCTTCGGAGTTGCTCACTGCGCTTCAATGTCGGTTTGTGGCGTCGAGACAGTGAAGTTGAACGACTGAGCCTGCGGCGGCGCGGCCGTGTAAACCTCCAGCGTGAGGAAATACGGCCCGCGGGTGTAGTGGCGCTCAAAGCTTTCCTTTCGCGCTGCCGATTCGGTATCCCGGTTTCGCACCCAGCCTTGTTCCGTCAGCCAAGGCTTCAGATCATCAGCCAACTCGGTCGGCGTCCGAGGGCCATCCGGAAGAAGGATGACCCAATTGACCCAGTCATACTTTCCCGGCAATTTTTCATCGGAATGGTAGACCTGCCACGGTCCTCCACTGAGTTCAACAGAGATGCTCTCCACCTCGGCGGGAGGGATCTGCGCAACGATATCCTCGCTCCAGTCCCGGGCTTGGTCGATCAACCCCTTCAGTTCAACTTCCTGAGCCGCCGCCACTTCTGCCTTTTGCGCCTCGGACATTGCACACCCGGACAACAAACACACCACGACCACTGTCGTGATGACCGCCAAAACGGTCCGAATATTGAGTTGCATTATTTCCACCCCAGGTATGCCCGATAACAAAGTTACGGTGCAAGCGACAGCTTGGCACAGGCCCATGTGACCGGCTCACGAACGCGACTCCTGTCAAATCCGCCCTGGGCGACGGCTGTTTGTCAGGCCCCGGGTTTGTGGGGTTCGGTCAGACCTGTTCCGAAATCGTCGATGCCCCGCCAAGACCCGCCGTTGCGGATGAATTCGGCGTTAGAGATGGAGTTGAACGCTTCAGCCATCGCGTTGTCGTGGCTGTCGCCCGTGAAGCCGACGGAGCCGACGGCCGCGCTCCGGAACGGCGGGGATGACACAAGCGATTACCAGTGCGGGGGCTTGTCCTGGCGGAGTCGGGCGTCGTTCGCGCTGGTCGACGAGCCGTCGCCGGCGGTTTGGCCGCCCTCTTCGCGGGAGGGCGGCTCCGGGCTGGTGTCGGTGTTCGGCGCGGGCGTCAGGCGTGCGCGCCGAGCACCGGCGGACCGGATCACCGACTGGCGCGGCTCCACCGCCCGGTCAGGCACGGTGCGCCGGACCGCCAGACCCCTCGGCCGGCACGACACCCGCGAGGGCGGCGACGCGGGCGGCGACGGCATCCGGGTTGCTGAACAATTCGAAGCTGTGCACGCGCAGGTAGTGCCAGCCGAGTCGGCGCAGCACCTCGGGGCGCAGCCGCAGCGACTCGCGCAGGCTGGCGCGGTTGACCACGGCGTCGGTCTCCACGACCACGGCACGTCCGGCGTGGGAGGCGGCCAGCGCGAGCTTGCCACGGTGCCCGAGCGACACGGTGAGGCCCTGGCGTTCCAGACGGCGGGCGAGGTCGACCAGCATGGCCTCGCGCGCATCCGGCACGGCCACCTCGTTGCGGCGTGCCTCGGTCTCGGTGAGCACCTGCGACAGGGCCAGGATGCCGTGCCGCTGGCGGTCGGCGTCGATGTCGATGGGGCGGAAGCAGGAGACGATGTCCATGGCGCGGCGGGCACGGGTCATGCCGATCGCGAGCAGGCGTTCACCGCCGGGTTCGCCGAGCGAACCGAAGTTGCTCAGCAGGCGCCCATGCGGGGTGCGGCCGTAGCCGATGGAGAAGATCACCCGGTCGCGGCTCTGCGCCACGGCCTGCTCGAGGGTGAGCACCGTGAACGGTTCGGCGCGGTCCTTGAGGATGAAGTCGCTGAGGTCGGTGCGCTTGGCGAACGCAGCGAGCACGGCCTGGTGCACGCGCACGGCGTGCCGGGCGCTGGCGGTGATCACCATGAGGGATTCGCGGGGGCGCTTGACGGCGTGGTCCATGACCAGGTCGACGACCTTGGACACCTCGGCGTCGACGCTCTCGACGGCGCCGCTGTCGACGTCGGGCATGCCGTGGCCGCCCTTGACGTAGTTGAGCGTGAGGCTGCCGTGACCGAGGAAGCTCCCTGCCCAGGGCAACGAGTCGATGCGGCCGCCGTAGAACCTGTGGTTGACCAGCTCGGCGAGGTCCTCGCCGCCGGCCCGGTAGCTGCGGGTGAGCGTGAGGGTGGGCAGCAGTTCGCCCAACCGGGCCAGCGCGGAGTCGGCGTGCAGCGCGTCGACGTTGGTCTCCTGCGGGCGGGGCACGTCGGCCGGTTCCACGATGCCGGTCTCGAAGCCCGATGGCGTCTGGGTGACCGGGTCACCGAAGGCGACGACCTGCTTGGCACGGCGGATCGCGCCGACGTTCTCGGCGAGGGTGGTGGCGCCGGCGTCCACGAGCAGCACGGCGTCGAAGGTCATCTTGTCGTCGAGCCCGGCGACCTCGTACGGCGAGGCGAGCCAGACCGGCGCGAGCACGCGGCCCAGGTGCGGGGCGACCTCGTTGATGCGGCCCGGGGTGGCACGGTCGGCGCGCAGCAGCCGGCGCAACTGGTCGGCCTCGTCGGGCCAGTCGACCACGCCGATCTTCCAGGTCTCGGCGAGCAGCCAGGCCAGGATCTGTCCGGTCGTGGAGGCGTGCGCCTCGTCGACGAGCTTGAAGTCGGCTTCGAGCCGGTCGAGCACCTGGGTGTTGGCGTTGAGCAGGGCCCGGTCGCCGCTGAGCATGACCTCGAGCACCGACTGCCACCAGGCGAGTTCGAGCTCGGCGGCCACGTTCTCCTCCGACACGTGCCGCTGGGACAGGTCGGTCATCAGCGGGTCGAGGTTGTGCTCGCGCAGGGTGGCGAGCAGGGCGGTGCGCTCGTGCAGGTTCGCGAGCACCTCGCTCTCGGCGGCCAGGCCCACGAGAGTGCGCAGCAGTTCCTTCACCGGCCGGGAGACCAGCTGGCGCGGGGTGCCGGCGTTGCCGAGCGGCACATCGAGCTTGCCGAGGTCCTCGGAGACCCGCTGGAAGGCCACGTGCACATCGTTGATGCCCACCGGCACCTCGGGGGTGACGCCCGCGGCGGCGTAGCGCTGCCACAGGGTGCGCTGCTGCTGGATGCGGCGCAGGCTCTCGTTCATGTCGCTCACGTGCACGCCGGGCCGCAGGTACTCGTCGGCGAGTTTGCGCAGCCGGCGCCGGTTGCTCGAGGTCATCTCGGGCGAGTCACGGCGGGCCGAGGTGGCGGCGATGAGTTCGGTCAGCGACCGGTCGAACACGGCGGGCTGGAACTTGTCCAGGGTCTCGCGGATGTCCAGGAGCAGACGCAGGTAGATGCCCAGCTCGTGCACCGTCTCGAACGGGCGCAGCCGGGTCTGGCCGACCAGGTGACCGGCGCGCTCGAGCAGCCGGGGCACATCGGTCTGGCTGAGCCGCTTGGCGAGCTCGTGCGAGGCACCGGCATCCGCGGTGGAGGAGAAGGAGGCGCCGTACCAGGGCGAGTCGCCCGGGCCGTAGCGGAATTGGCCGAGGACGGCGGCCTTGATCAGGATCGCGGCGGCACTGGTGCGGTCGTGGGCGAGGCGCTCGAGGGCCACCCGGTCGAGCCGGGCGGTGGTCGACGGCGGGGCGGGCAGCTGGGCGAGCCGGGCGAGTTCGCCGAGCGCGTCGAGCACCGAGACGCCCAGGGCGGCGTCCTTGCGGGTGAGGGCGGAGCGGTAGTCGAGCAGCACCTTGCGCAGGCGCACGAGGGCGTCGTCGACGTCGCCGACGCGCGGCTGGGCGGCCTTCTCGTTGCGGGTGATCGACTGGATCAGGTCGCGGCGAAGGGTGCGGGGCGTGACGGCCACGCCGGGCAGGCCCACCTGCACGAGCCGGTGCGCGATGCCGTCGAGGCTGGAGCGCCGGGCGCTGACCACGAGCACCCGCTTGTGCTGGGCGATGAGCGAACCGATGGCATTCACGATGGTCTGGGTGCCGCCCGTGCCGGGCAGCGTCTTCACGACGAGGGAGTTGCCGGCGCTGATCTGCGCGACGACGTTCTCCTGCTCGGCGTCGGCATCCAGCAGCAGCGTGTCGGTGCCGGGCGGGCGCACGTCCTGGCCGATCGGCAGCACCGGGTTGTAGGCCATCTCGATGGCGCGGCGGGCGGTGGGGTTGCCGGCGACGGCGTCGAGCACCGGATGCGTGAGCTTCTGCGCATCGACGGCCATGGCGCGTCCGACGTCGGCGAAGGAGGACGCGACTAGCCGGGGCACCACGTTGAACCAGGGCAGGTGCGAGGTGAGGCCGCGCAGCCGGTCGATCACGGGCTGCGGCTTGAACGCCCCGTTGGTCACGGCGAGGGCGACGAACGCGTCCGCGTCGAGGGTGATCTGGAACTGGTCATGCAGCGCGCGGGCCAGCTCGGGGTTGAGGAACGGCTGTCCCTTGAGCTTGAGCTCGAAGTCGCGGCCGTAACGGCGGATGGCGAGGGGCCGCAGCAGCACCGGCGCGGTGAACTCCACGTCGCCGTGTCGCCACTGGGCCAGGCCGATGGCCAGGTGCACCGACTCGATGCCGCGCATGGAGCGCAGTTCGATGCCCTTCTGGGTGATCTCGTTCGCGGCCAGGCGGGCGTTGCGGAGGGCCAGCTCGTCGCGGATCAGGTTGGAGAGCAGGGTGGTCTTGCCCGTGATGAACTGGGGCAGTCCGCCCGGGTGGGTGGCGGAGAGTTCGATGCGGGAGCGGGGGCTGTCACCGAAGTGCAGCAGCGGGGAGTGCCCGCCGACCAGGGCGAGTTCGTCCCGCCAGCGTTGCCAGGTGGGTTCTGCGATGTTCCCGGCGACCAGCGATGGGTCCCCCAGGCTCACCGAGTCCGGGGAGGTCGCTTGACGCGAGCCGGGCGAGGACACATCGGGGTAATCCGATGTGAAATCGTCATCTTCTGGTTTTCTATCGAGGCGCCACACACCCACACCCTATTTCTCCGCCGGTCGGATCTCGGTTAGGCCACCCGGTTATTTACCGCATTCGCAGGATTCTGGGGGCGATTGAGCACAATCGGGTGCCTACAGCCAGTCTTTGCGCTTGAAGACCGCGTAGAGCCCGAACCCCATGGCGACCATCAAGGTGATCGCGAACGGATAGCCGAACTGCCATTTTAGCTCCGGCATATGGGTGAAGTTCATGCCGTAGATGGTGCCGACCAGGGTGGGGGCGAACAAAATCGCCGCCCAACTGGAGATTTTCTTGACCTCTTCGCTTTGCGCCAGGCCCGTTTCGGAGAGCCGGCGGGTCTCGTCGTTCTGCCGCTGGGCGACGAGGGTGCTGTGCACCGTGAGCGCGTTCTGCAGCAGCTGCCGGAACGCATCTCCCCGTTCGACGACCCGGATGGTGTGGTCGAGCACATCCCGCAGGTGCCGGTGCAGCTCCACGTCCACGTTGTGCTTCTCGAAGCCCTCCTGGAGCGATTCGAGCATGCCGATCAGCGGCTGGGTGGCACGCTGGAACTCGATGACCTCCCGCGAGAGCGCGTAGATGCGCCGGGATACGGCCTGGTCGCCGTCGAAGAGCTGGTCTTCGATCTCGTCGATGTCGTTCTCCAGGCCGGCCACGACGGGCGCGTACTCGTCGATCACCTGGTCGAGGATCGCGTAGAGCACCGCCTGGGGGCCGAAGGCGAGGAGTTTGGGGGTGCTTTCCAGCCGGTGCCGCACCGAGGCGAGGTCGGGCGACTCGGCGTGCCGGATGGTCACCACGAAGTCGGGGCCGACGAACACGTGCAGTTCGCCGAATTCCACGCGCTCCTCGGAGTCGAGGTAGCGGGCCGGGCGGAGCACCAGGAACAGGGTGTCGGAGTAGCGTTCGATCTTCGCGCGCTGGTGGCCCTTCAGGGCATCCTCGATCGCGAGGTGATGCAGCGTGAACTCGTCAGCGACCGACCTGATTTCGTCGTCGGTCGGCCGGTACAGGCCTATCCAGGCGAAGCCGTCCTTCTCTTTGAGCACCTCGAACACGTCCTGCAACGTTTCCGGGGTTGCCACCCGACGACCATCCACATAGATCGCGTCATCAATCAGCGCCACGGCTGCTCCTCACTCGCCGTACAAGTGTGCCACCCGAGAAGAGGCGCGCCGCACAGCCGAGTGTCAGCGCGCTGGGCTGGCCTGCCGCTTGGGCCCCTCGTGCTTGCGGTAGCTGGGGCTGAAGGAGAGCAGCACCAGGCCGGCGCCGAGCACGGTCTGGCCCAGCGCGTTGCCG
It includes:
- a CDS encoding ATP-binding protein — its product is MWRLDRKPEDDDFTSDYPDVSSPGSRQATSPDSVSLGDPSLVAGNIAEPTWQRWRDELALVGGHSPLLHFGDSPRSRIELSATHPGGLPQFITGKTTLLSNLIRDELALRNARLAANEITQKGIELRSMRGIESVHLAIGLAQWRHGDVEFTAPVLLRPLAIRRYGRDFELKLKGQPFLNPELARALHDQFQITLDADAFVALAVTNGAFKPQPVIDRLRGLTSHLPWFNVVPRLVASSFADVGRAMAVDAQKLTHPVLDAVAGNPTARRAIEMAYNPVLPIGQDVRPPGTDTLLLDADAEQENVVAQISAGNSLVVKTLPGTGGTQTIVNAIGSLIAQHKRVLVVSARRSSLDGIAHRLVQVGLPGVAVTPRTLRRDLIQSITRNEKAAQPRVGDVDDALVRLRKVLLDYRSALTRKDAALGVSVLDALGELARLAQLPAPPSTTARLDRVALERLAHDRTSAAAILIKAAVLGQFRYGPGDSPWYGASFSSTADAGASHELAKRLSQTDVPRLLERAGHLVGQTRLRPFETVHELGIYLRLLLDIRETLDKFQPAVFDRSLTELIAATSARRDSPEMTSSNRRRLRKLADEYLRPGVHVSDMNESLRRIQQQRTLWQRYAAAGVTPEVPVGINDVHVAFQRVSEDLGKLDVPLGNAGTPRQLVSRPVKELLRTLVGLAAESEVLANLHERTALLATLREHNLDPLMTDLSQRHVSEENVAAELELAWWQSVLEVMLSGDRALLNANTQVLDRLEADFKLVDEAHASTTGQILAWLLAETWKIGVVDWPDEADQLRRLLRADRATPGRINEVAPHLGRVLAPVWLASPYEVAGLDDKMTFDAVLLVDAGATTLAENVGAIRRAKQVVAFGDPVTQTPSGFETGIVEPADVPRPQETNVDALHADSALARLGELLPTLTLTRSYRAGGEDLAELVNHRFYGGRIDSLPWAGSFLGHGSLTLNYVKGGHGMPDVDSGAVESVDAEVSKVVDLVMDHAVKRPRESLMVITASARHAVRVHQAVLAAFAKRTDLSDFILKDRAEPFTVLTLEQAVAQSRDRVIFSIGYGRTPHGRLLSNFGSLGEPGGERLLAIGMTRARRAMDIVSCFRPIDIDADRQRHGILALSQVLTETEARRNEVAVPDAREAMLVDLARRLERQGLTVSLGHRGKLALAASHAGRAVVVETDAVVNRASLRESLRLRPEVLRRLGWHYLRVHSFELFSNPDAVAARVAALAGVVPAEGSGGPAHRA
- the mscL gene encoding large conductance mechanosensitive channel protein MscL — translated: MGMINGFKEFIMRGNVIELAVAVVIGAAFTGVVKAIVDGIFNPLIGAIFNAESLNDSMNVTLGASTISFGLVLAALIQFLLVAAVVYFAFVMPLNTLKEHQARRRQAGVPLDPKKNPITDLDLLTEIRDLLAAQSGAVTPVAAADAPAPYTVGTAPEGAKHTL
- the corA gene encoding magnesium/cobalt transporter CorA, whose translation is MALIDDAIYVDGRRVATPETLQDVFEVLKEKDGFAWIGLYRPTDDEIRSVADEFTLHHLAIEDALKGHQRAKIERYSDTLFLVLRPARYLDSEERVEFGELHVFVGPDFVVTIRHAESPDLASVRHRLESTPKLLAFGPQAVLYAILDQVIDEYAPVVAGLENDIDEIEDQLFDGDQAVSRRIYALSREVIEFQRATQPLIGMLESLQEGFEKHNVDVELHRHLRDVLDHTIRVVERGDAFRQLLQNALTVHSTLVAQRQNDETRRLSETGLAQSEEVKKISSWAAILFAPTLVGTIYGMNFTHMPELKWQFGYPFAITLMVAMGFGLYAVFKRKDWL